The Solanum pennellii chromosome 4, SPENNV200 genomic interval TaacattttgattaataaatatttttttatttctgaaaaccaaataaaaataagttttcaaaAACCAAAAGCAACCACAAAGGTATGATGAGAGAAAACTCacacatatttttcttatataaccAAGCCatttttctctaaaattataattttaaaaattcttcaaaattcattatcaattaaaagaaagaggaaaacaTTGGatgctactttttttttattagaaaagacttttgaaacttaTACATATCTTTCTATTAATTACCTAAAAAAGCCATCTCAAAATTTTGagtaatttcaaatttattatttttttattagattaATTTCAATTGGATccttttaaaaagatatttaaaatgaaaattatttaataagatAAAGATAGATGTAACATAAGTTTGTTCAATAGTCCTAATCATGGAAGAGGTGTTTGCAACACACATGTATATGTGGTTGGTTATAAATTAAATGTATATGTCCCCACACTCTTACAAATGTGAAGTGTTTCTTATAATTGATTCGAAATTTCCAATTGTGTGTTTTTGAtgtattgaaattaatttgtgATTTTGACTCGGATTTAACAATCGTAATATTATTATCAGTATGATTCTATAGATAAGGTCTGAATAAAATAGTGCATACATATCAATCTTATCCCTACtttaattgatgttcatgatTCATGAACAATAATTGAATATTAAGTATCGCAATCTGTATTAGGAAAAATGCTCTTTTGTTACATTCTCAGGGCTTAAATTTAAGACCTTTCTGATTAAGGGTGAAGAAATTAAATCCAACAACAAgaataattttgtataattttataagtgaAATCTAAAAATAGTGCTATACCTTTAGAAAATAGAAagtttctttataaaaaattgcgactcaagaaaaaaaagagatcgAATTCATCTTACCATAAGTTTTGATGGTAAAACAAAAAAGTTCCATTTTAATTTGCTAGTAAATGACATGACTAAGCAAGTGGGAAATGACTCAattaatcatataaggactctATACTTTGAATCCCTATTTGATGGAGCCAACACtctttaacaaattacaaaaACTTGTATTTTAAGTGCACCCTCAACTATCATTTTGTGTGCATTTATATGGTCATTAATGTTGGTTTATTTTTTGCTCCTAAAGTACTAGATTAAAATGAGCCAATTGCATGGTACATGTCATTATATTCTAGATAAGTCTTAGCACAACATTATGGAAACCCTAGTTTGTTAAACAATAAGAAAGTAAATAGCCAAAAACTGTAAAAATTTCATGTAGGTAGACaccatataatataaattttaactaatcacaaaatcaatatttatcTCTTGAGGTTGGGTGACCGTGTCCACAAATGAAACCATCAAAAAATCAGGTTTGAATCATGATTTATGACTTAGTCGGATGATTTGCATAAATCCTGAGGGGATTAGAGACGATTTGAACCATTCAGATGATTTACGTGTCCACAAATGAAACCACCaagaaatcatatttgaatggTGGTTTATGACTTAGTCGGATGATTTGCATAGAAATATAAGGTGTCTAATTTGTCAATATTAAGTTATACTCAATTCATTTTGTTTCAGTGTCTTAATTTGATTAGACATATGTGCTTAGTATAAAGGGAAATGTATTCcatgaaaaatgattttctaaAACGTATtttctgaagaaaaaaaaaagaagatttctCAATTAGTTTCTAGTGTTTAATAAAAAAaccacaaaaatattattacgaaagcatttatatgttatttagcAAGATTCTGTGAGGTCGGGAGTCGGGACTTAGAATGGGATGATGAGTGGGGGTTGGGGGTGGTGGGGGTGAGATGGTCAAGATGTGAGGGTCGGGACTTGGGAGATCAGGTGGATACGAAGCATAAAATAAACTTGAAATGTGACTTAACTCTTAAAGAACTTGTTTTTCCTACTTTTATTGTGGAAGTCAGTTTCctcatttttaagaaatttattcTCCGAAAAAATTGACCaactaaacatgaaaaaattaacaaatattttgtgaaaatatttttctcgaTAGCAAACACATTCTTTGTCTAAGTCCAATTTCTCAGCCACTTTTAAGCCCAGCCCAATCATATTGAACACAAACCTCATTAATCAATCGGCCCAAAGTTGTTTCATTTCCAGCCCAAACAGAACATTTGCACTTTGGCCCTTTTCTGTGCTGGTTTTTACTTTAAAGTTTCAGAGCAATaacaattaacaaataactttttCGAGGGattgataattatattttcgtATCATAATATCTTAGAAGTTATACTCAAAAATAACTTATGTCTTTGAAAAACCTAGGCATCATTAGACATAAGTTTGTTTGCTAAAAGGCAAAGTTTAAATATCAGTTCATTTGAAGGACAAAATTAAAGACCAATCCATTTAAAGATAATAGTATAAAACGAGCAATTTTTATAGAAATTAAATACTATGAAAAAGATAGAGTATAGTATAGTTGGAAGAACATACTaagttttatattgaatttttaaaataatacttattttgaaataatttttttaatttattaacgTGATACTTATTTAGAGACGGATTTATAGTTATTGGTGATGTAGCAGATTTGTAGATCTACCATATTCATACAACAACCAATTCTGAGAAATCCAAACCCtctcatatataattttttggcTTAATAGGTTGAAAATCACTCGAAATCAAATTTAATGTTGAcacttaattaaatttataattgaatataataaGTAAGTATTTTAATACAtgacaaattatatttattagataTTCTTTATATGAattctagatttttttttctgtgttctcaaaatatacatatataagttaactacttaaaatatattatatctttaattaaataaattagccTCAATAAACTCTAAAACCTCAGGTCTGTTTCAATTGAAAATGTTGTgtataatcaaaatatatattatattttatgctATTAATTTATAAAGAACTTGTGAATACACacaattttcctcaaaatttaaaatgataaacttatattaaagaaaaactttatatgtgttttaaGTGCTactatttttctaatttcaGTTCTACAATTCCACCTATACTGGATTAATGCcaaataaatatacaaatagttctcaaaaataaaactctattttaaaaaaatttaaaatcgaaTTTAAAATCTATGATCAAAGACTATCTCACGACattcttgtgtttttttttctaatgtgCACTAACGATGAAAATACCATCATTAGTTGGACAAACATATATTTGTCTggatttaaatttgaaattgaagtatATCTAATTAATACACTGTATATTACTAGGCTAAGAATTTGAACTCACAATTAATTcaatttgtcaaaatattttctcaatgaATTGGAagctgaaaaaaaataataatgtgcgCATAGatcttatttctattttataaaaaataaaatagtaactATTTCTGTCGCTATCATTATTAATCTCCCTATTTATTTATAGATCATTTGATAGAGTGTGTAAATATAATATTCAGTAGAATgtattagtaatatatatattagtaatgCTTGTATTAGTTATGTTTGTATTAGTTATTATTGAGACTTAGAATTACATAATGTATGAAGTTAGTTATATTACTGTTGAAGTTAGTTATGCAATCTGTTAGAGTTAGTTACAAATTCTGTTAGGATTCTGTTAGAAGTGTATGTATATATAGCTTAACTTGTATTCATTCATAACTAGTTTTTCAATATATGAAGAATCTGAGATTGCTCTCTCTCTCAGCATTGTTTCAACTATTCATTGTCCACCATTAATGGTGATTCTCAAGCTTAAACAGTAAgctttcacatggtatcagagccacgAATTGTGATCTGTTCCTGTCTTCGTGTTCTTATCTCGATCAAATTTCTATTCACAGagttcttcttcaaattttgttcTGTTTCTGTCTTCATGttcaattgattgtgttttatcTTGTTCTAACTTCTGATCTTCACAATTCTCATAATGGTTGAAGTAGTTGAATCAAATGTTGGATCCTCTGTTCCTCCTCCTTCTTTTGATGTGGGAAGTCAGTTGTATATTCATCCTTCTGATAGTGCAGGTGCAGTGTTGGTACCTGTTCCTTTCGATGGAATAGGCTTTAGCTCATGGAAGCGAGGTGTTCTTCGTTCCTTGTCAGTGAAGAATAAGTTGGGCTTCATCAATGGAGAATGCTTGAAACCATCATCAACTTCTCCAAATTATTGCCAATGGGAACGATGCGATGCCATGGTTACTTCATGGATCCTCAACTCTCTAAGCAAGGACATTGCTGATAGTGTCGAATACGTTTTTGATTCACTGGAGTTATGGAATGAACTAAAGGATCGATATGATCAGACAAATGGTGCAAAATTATATCAGATCCAGAAGGAGATTAACGATCTAAGTCGGGGATCTCTAGATATCACTTCCTACTATACCAAgatgaagaaactttgggaggaACTGAACAACTTGTGTGTAAAGAATCAGTGCAGTTGCTTATGCACTTGTGGTGCCAAGGATACTGTGTATAAGGCAGAGCAGGATAGACGATTAATCCAATTTCTTGTGGGGCTTAATGAAGCATATACCATCATTCGCGGCAGCATACTCATGATGAAACCATTACCTTCCATGGGTCAAGCATTTGCTCTCCTAATTCAGGAGGAGAAGCAGCGAGAATTTAAGCCTAACAGCCAATTTTTCGCAGATCCACCTTCTATGTGTGCTAACTCTTCAATTGGACAGTCACGACAAACTGGAGGCAACTCAGGTGGACGAGGCTTCTAGACTAACTACACACAAAACACTGGGGGAAGAGGAACAAGACCTTTCTGTGAATATTGTAGAAGATTGGGGCATATAAAAGATAAGTGTTACAAGTTACATGGTTATCCTGAGAAGCCATCTTCTAGTCCAGGATCTGGTACCTCCAACTCAAACTTTACTCCAAGTTACAGAAAGTATAAGGGAAAAGGAACTGCAGCAAATGTTCATGGAGAATGCTCGAGTGAAAGAGAAGATATTTCTTCTCAAAGTGGATCTCAAAATGGATCTCTNNNNNNNNNNNNNNNNNNNNNNNNNNNNNNNNNNNNNNNNNNNNNNNNNNNNNNNNNNNNNNNNNNNNNNNNNNNNNNNNNNNNNNNNNNNNNNNNNNNNNNNNNNNNNNNNNNNNNNNNNNNNNNNNNNNNNNNNNNNNNNNNNNNNNNNNNNNNNNNNNNNNNNNNNNNNNNNNNNNNNNNNNNNNNNNNNNNNNNNNNNNNNNNNNNNNNNNNNNNNNNNNNNNNNNNNNNNNNNNNNNNNNNNNNNNNNNNNNNNNNNNNNNNNNNNNNNNNNNNNNNNNNNNNNNNNNNNNNNNNNNNNNNNNNNNNNNNNNNNNNNNNNNNNNNNNNNNNNNNNNNNNNNNNNNNNNNNNNNNNNNNNNNNNNNNNNNNNNNNNNNNNNNNNNNNNNNNNNNNNNNNNNNNNNNNNNNNNNNNNNNNNNNNNNNNNNNNNNNNNNNNNNNNNNNNNNNNNNNNNNNNNNNNNNNNNNNNNNNNNNNNNNNNNNNNNNNNNNNNNNNNNNNNNNNNNNNNNNNNNNNNNNNNNNNNNNNNNNNNNNNNNNNNNNNNNNNNNNNNNNNNNNNNNNNNNNNNNNNNNNNNNNNNNNNNNNNNNNNNNNNNNNNNNNNNNNNNNNNNNNNNNNNNNNNNNNNNNNNNNNNNNNNNNNNNNNNNNNNNNNNNNNNNNNNNNNNNNNNNNNNNNNNNNNNNNNNNNNNNNNNNNNNNNNNNNNNNNNNNNNNNNNNNNNNNNNNNNNNNNNNNNNNNNNNNNNNNNNNNNNNNNNNNNNNNNNNNNNNNNNNNNNNNNNNNNNNNNNNNNNNNNNNNNNNNNNNNNNNNNNNNNNNNNNNNNNNNNNNNNNNNNNNNNNNNNNNNNNNNNNNNNNNNNNNNNNNNNNNNNNNNNNNNNNNNNNNNNNNNNNNNNNNNNNNNNNNNNNNNNNNNNNNNNNNNNNNNNNNNNNNNNNNNNNNNNNNNNNNNNNNNNNNNNNNNNNNNNNNNNNNNNNNNNNNNNNNNNNNNNNNNNNNNNNNNNNNNNNNNNNNNNNNNNNNNNNNNNNNNNNNNNNNNNNNNNNNNNNNNNNNNNNNNNNNNNNNNNNNNNNNNNNNNNNNNNNNNNNNNNNNNNNNNNNNNNNNNNNNNNNNNNNNNNNNNNNNNNNNNNNNNNNNNNNNNNNNNNNNNNNNNNNNNNNNNNNNNNNNNNNNNNNNNNNNNNNNNNNNNNNNNNNNNNNNNNNNNNNNNNNNNNNNNNNNNNNNNNNNNNNNNNNNNNNNNNNTGAATAAATCCTTGTATGGACTTAAACAAGCTAGCAGACAATGGTATGCAAAACTGACTGATGCTCTCAACTCTAGAGGTTATACTCACTCTATGAATGATTACTCTTTGTTCTACAAGAAATCAGGAACCTCCATTGTATTTGTGGctgtttatgtggatgatgtaTTGCTCACTGGGACTGACTTAGTCGAAATTAATGACTTAAAGTCTTTTCTTCATGATACATTCAAAATTAAAGACCTAGGAAAGCTGCAATATTTCCTTGGCTTGGAGGTTCTGTATACACATGATGGAATTCTTATATCTCAGCGAAAGTTTGCACTCGATCTACTTAAGGAGTATAATTGTGCTCAGTTTACTCCTTTATCTTCACCTCTTGATCCCATGATCAAATTAAGAGCTGATGATGGTTCTTTACTCTCAGACCCTGCATATTATCGAAAACTTGTTGGAAAGCTAAATTTTCTCACAAACACAAGGCTTGACATTGCTTATGGTGTTCAACATCTTAGCCAATTTATGCATGCACCTCGCGAGCCACATTTGAAAGCAGCATTTCATCTGTTGAGGTATCTTAAACAAGATCCTACATTAGGAATCTTCATGTCTAATTCAGCTGATTATACTGTTCGTTCCTTTTGCGACTCTGATTGGGCTTCATGCCCAGATTCTAGAAAATTTGTTACTGGATATGTAGTTTTACTTGGTGATTGTCCTGTGAGTTGGAAGTCTAAGAAGCAAGAAACTATCTCCTTATCTTCTGCTGAGGCTGAATACAGATCTCTTAGGAAGCTTGTTGGTGAACTAGTCTGGTTACAGAGGTTGTTCAGTGAATTAACCATTCCTCATACAGGTCCTTTTTCAGTATTTTGCGATAGCCAGTCTGCATTACACATTGCTCGAAACCCAGTTTTTCATGAGCGTACCAAGCACATTGAAATTGATTGCCATTTCGTCAGGACTAAACTTCAAGAAGGGCTCATCACTCTCCACTATGTACACACTGATCAACAGTTGGCTGACATTCTAACTAAAGCTCTTACAGGAATCAAACACTCCAATGTTCTGTCCAAGTTGTCTGTGGCTCCCTCACTTCCAACTTGAGGGGGGGTATTGAGACTTAGAATTACATAATGTATGAAGTTAGTTATATTACTGTTGAAGTTAGTTATGCAATCTGTTAGAGTTAGTTACAAATTCTGTTAGGATTCTGTTAGAAGTGTATGTATATATAGCTTAACTTGTATTCATTCATAACTAGTTTTTCAATATATGAAGAATCTGAGATTGCTCTCTCTCTCAGCATTGTTTCAACTATTCATTGTCCACCATTAATGGTGATTCTCAAGCTTAAACAGTAAGCTTTCACAATTATACATAGATGATTTTTGATGTATTGTTTAATTTGATGtattaaaaatgtgaaattCTCTAATGGATAATAAACTTTAATTTATACTATCAAAGTCTACGACCCCCTTTATAGGGAAAACTTACCCCTTTATAGGGAAAACTTAGTGATGTTTATGTCAATGGTAGTATTCATTGGATGgataatgaaaatcataaaaaaaaaaaaaagtatcaacATTTAGGacgtgtttggtacgaaggaaaatgtttttcatggaaattgttttttggaaattaaacaagtagatatttgacttatttctcatgtttggttggtgagtagaaaatatttttcgaaaaaatattttaatgtttggttgttgaatgaaaaatgttttggagaaatatcttttatttttttctaaagtagaaaataatttttgaagttgaatttttttaagaaaacaaacttaaaatttttttcgTGGTGGGGGCAGGGGCGGAGCTACCTTGTAAGAAGTTGGTTTATCCGAACCCCTTTCggtagaaaattatattatttatacatggcTAAAACAAgcttatatgtatatatagtagatgttaaACCCCATTCGGCTATCTATTTCTACAGATTTTGAAAccccttattgaaaattctggCTTCGCCACTGACCACTGATACTTTGTAGCATGtcttcttttagaaaaataaattatttggattaacttaaataaaatcTGGAATCATGtgtcttttcattttctaattCAGCTTGAAAGGCTACGGAAAAAAATGACAAACCATAATAATACGGAACATGTTCATGCGATGTGTGAAACAataaattgtgttgtgtggaGCAAGGCAGGTTGAAATCCTTGTGGGTTTACACGGATTTGCCCCGCAATCTCCCCACcccatttttcatctctaatgGGAAAGGaatggggtgggggtggggggagaTCATGGTGGTTGGAAAGGAGAGGatttaatatcataatttgGTACGAGatattagagaaaataataCATGTGTTAGTTATATTATAtactttattaatataaattttatatataataaaccaTGGCACTAACATACGAAATATTAGCACAGcctcaaaatcaaataaagtcATTCTCACTTTTTTAAGATACGAATATCATTCATATGCTTGAGCAGGTCAACCATAGGAGCAAGCCTATCAATGaatgttgaatccatcccattctTTTACTCAACTTAGCTATttaattggtacaagcaattgttaaaaatgaatagtAATTNcattcaccaaaataatatgtttttctaaaattttacaaaactagtttaaacgtattccacagtaacgttttaggatatattttatttttaaaaagttgatggcgtcagattgatatacgttactcacagtaacattttactcctaaaacgttactcatagtaacgttttaggagtaaaacgttactgaaaataacgttttaggagtaaaacgttacttacagtaacgtatatcaacctaatgctgttagtttttaaaaaataaaatataccctaaaacgttaccgtgaaatacgtttatactagttttgtaaaattttaaaaaaatatattactttggtaaattgttttatataataacTTAATTTGGTTAAAAATTCTTTGCATGATATCGATAGTCACATATTTATACCaatcatattttgaaaagaTGAGACATTTTGATGCAAAAAGCGAACACGTCACACAACTTGTTTCTTACAAATCAAAAGGGAAATGTGGTTAAGCCCGCCTCTCTCTCCTTTCTTGCGGATCATTAATGATCTACAGAACCAACATAGCTCACAGACGAGCACGTAAATGAGGCCCTAAAGGTTAGATTTCTACTGTCACGAAGTCTTCAAAGAATGATTGATATgaatttaaaggaaaataattacataagattaaattaataaatattttaaaaagaaagacaTATTCGAATTTTGATAGATTGAATTGTTTCGTGATGAATAATGATTGGTTAAATAAATTGTCAACTCACGAGTACATCATTTCCGCGTACACTCTCAAATCATATT includes:
- the LOC107016969 gene encoding uncharacterized protein LOC107016969, encoding MVEVVESNVGSSVPPPSFDVGSQLYIHPSDSAGAVLVPVPFDGIGFSSWKRGVLRSLSVKNKLGFINGECLKPSSTSPNYCQWERCDAMVTSWILNSLSKDIADSVEYVFDSLELWNELKDRYDQTNGAKLYQIQKEINDLSRGSLDITSYYTKMKKLWEELNNLCVKNQCSCLCTCGAKDTVYKAEQDRRLIQFLVGLNEAYTIIRGSILMMKPLPSMGQAFALLIQEEKQREFKPNSQFFADPPSMCANSSIGQSRQTGGNSGGRGF